From a single Methylosinus sp. H3A genomic region:
- a CDS encoding copper chaperone PCu(A)C, with translation MMIKRRDLLAAGGALLGGAAFGALTPMRSAQAHEYDLGKLTIEHPWVRAPKDGETTAYFYAFIHNKGGVADKLIAVKSPNVGKTTFHADASHVVAEGGIAVAANKTTTLSPEGPHVVLAEVKKINPVGWGMELVLVFEKAGEVTVDAAVDAPDAKHAHDAEALERWEKAHAAGSEAKPAKPAAEHDHGGHEHHHHHEEPADAKKP, from the coding sequence ATGATGATCAAGCGGCGTGATCTGTTGGCGGCGGGCGGCGCTCTATTGGGCGGCGCGGCGTTCGGCGCGTTGACTCCGATGCGCTCGGCGCAGGCTCACGAATATGATCTCGGCAAGCTCACCATCGAGCATCCCTGGGTGCGCGCGCCGAAGGACGGCGAGACCACGGCCTATTTCTACGCATTCATCCACAATAAGGGCGGGGTCGCCGACAAGTTGATCGCGGTGAAGTCGCCGAATGTCGGCAAGACGACCTTCCACGCCGACGCCAGCCATGTCGTCGCCGAAGGCGGCATCGCCGTCGCCGCCAATAAGACGACGACGCTCTCGCCCGAGGGACCGCATGTCGTGCTGGCCGAGGTCAAGAAGATCAATCCCGTCGGCTGGGGAATGGAGCTCGTCCTCGTTTTCGAGAAGGCCGGCGAAGTCACCGTCGACGCGGCTGTCGACGCGCCCGACGCCAAACATGCACATGATGCGGAAGCGTTGGAGCGCTGGGAAAAGGCTCATGCCGCCGGCAGCGAGGCCAAGCCCGCCAAGCCCGCCGCCGAGCATGACCATGGCGGCCATGAGCATCACCATCACCACGAAGAGCCTGCGGACGCCAAGAAGCCGTAA